The following are encoded together in the candidate division KSB1 bacterium genome:
- the lpxD gene encoding UDP-3-O-(3-hydroxymyristoyl)glucosamine N-acyltransferase, with protein sequence MKIEPIRLAELARHVGGEVEGNPDTVITGVAPIEQAAGGDLTFIAQPRFLDQLERTPAAAVLLARNLAATSSRCALIRVDNPYFAFIRILQKVLPGPEVTHGIAATAQVHPRARVGREVSIGPYAVVEAGCEIGDGVQIGAHCYVGAKVRIGTNSVLFPHVCLGHEVVIGRNVIIQFGSVIGSDGFGYLRHEGRYHKIPHLGTVVIEDEVEIGANCTIDRGTFGQTHLRRGAKLDNLIHVAHNVEIGEHTVIAAQTGISGSTKIGREVTIAGQVGFVGHIEIGDRTTFGAQAGVTKSIPPGMVVSGYPARDHAQARREEAAIRRLPELLKRVRTLEKLLAATGRLPSAANGLRDD encoded by the coding sequence GTGAAAATCGAGCCTATACGTCTCGCGGAGCTGGCGCGGCACGTCGGCGGGGAGGTGGAGGGCAATCCCGACACTGTGATCACCGGCGTGGCTCCCATCGAGCAGGCAGCCGGCGGTGATCTGACTTTCATTGCGCAGCCCCGTTTTCTGGATCAGCTCGAGCGCACGCCGGCGGCCGCGGTGTTGCTGGCCAGGAATCTGGCGGCGACCAGCAGCCGCTGCGCGCTGATCCGCGTTGACAACCCCTATTTTGCCTTTATCAGGATTCTCCAGAAGGTTTTGCCCGGGCCCGAGGTGACGCACGGCATCGCGGCCACCGCGCAGGTGCACCCGCGGGCGCGCGTCGGCCGGGAGGTCAGCATCGGGCCGTATGCCGTGGTCGAAGCCGGGTGTGAGATTGGTGATGGCGTGCAGATTGGCGCACATTGCTATGTGGGGGCGAAGGTGCGCATCGGCACAAACAGTGTGCTGTTCCCCCACGTTTGCCTCGGCCACGAGGTGGTGATCGGCCGCAATGTCATCATTCAATTCGGCAGCGTGATCGGCTCGGACGGCTTTGGCTATCTGCGGCACGAGGGGCGCTACCACAAGATTCCGCATCTCGGCACCGTGGTGATCGAGGACGAGGTCGAAATCGGCGCCAACTGCACGATCGATCGCGGCACCTTCGGCCAGACGCATCTGCGGCGCGGCGCCAAGCTCGACAACCTGATTCACGTCGCGCACAATGTTGAAATCGGTGAGCATACCGTGATTGCGGCGCAGACCGGCATCTCCGGCAGCACCAAAATCGGCCGCGAGGTGACGATTGCCGGCCAGGTCGGATTTGTGGGCCACATCGAGATTGGCGACCGCACCACGTTCGGAGCGCAGGCGGGCGTGACGAAATCGATCCCGCCGGGCATGGTGGTTTCCGGCTATCCCGCCCGCGATCATGCCCAGGCCCGGCGCGAGGAAGCCGCCATACGCCGGCTGCCGGAGTTGCTCAAGCGCGTCCGGACGCTGGAGAAGCTGCTGGCCGCCACCGGCCGGTTGCCGTCGGCCGCGAATGGCCTGAGGGATGACTGA
- a CDS encoding OmpH family outer membrane protein, with product MKASYLWLGGFLMLLFLLHANPAAAQLKVGHVNTQKILEGFKEAQDARRQFDEINKGWEEEFNNMRREFAQKRDELESQALLLSEEKKREKLLELQNLELRIQQYAQEKWGQNGEGEKKQAEIMQPLSDKIVNAVKKIGEQDRFDYVFDNAANIILYAGPNQVDLTARVLEELNKTVATTKPAGANK from the coding sequence GTGAAGGCATCCTACCTGTGGCTTGGCGGTTTTCTCATGCTGCTGTTCCTGCTGCACGCCAACCCGGCCGCTGCCCAGTTGAAAGTCGGCCATGTCAATACCCAGAAAATCCTGGAAGGCTTCAAGGAAGCGCAGGATGCGCGCAGGCAGTTCGACGAAATCAACAAGGGCTGGGAGGAGGAGTTCAACAACATGCGCCGCGAGTTTGCCCAAAAACGCGACGAGCTGGAGTCGCAGGCGCTGTTGTTGAGCGAGGAGAAGAAGCGTGAGAAGCTGCTTGAACTGCAGAATCTCGAGCTGCGCATCCAGCAGTATGCCCAGGAGAAATGGGGGCAGAACGGCGAGGGCGAGAAAAAGCAGGCCGAGATCATGCAGCCGCTGAGCGACAAGATCGTCAATGCCGTGAAAAAGATCGGCGAGCAGGACCGCTTCGACTATGTCTTTGACAACGCGGCCAACATCATCCTCTACGCCGGTCCCAACCAGGTGGACCTGACTGCGCGTGTCCTGGAGGAGCTGAACAAGACTGTCGCGACCACCAAGCCGGCCGGCGCGAACAAATAA
- the bamA gene encoding outer membrane protein assembly factor BamA, which yields MSWEKLHRFSASILPVYLLLMWFASVPAQPRQTSYSILGLSVEGNKTADANFVRLSSGLAVGEKITGDDIQDAIRQLAGLDMFDDIAILLEKQVGDGVYLIIRVREFPRLNKIELSGNDKISKKDLEKELTFFKGQVMSPREAARVRRKIKKLYASKGYLLAKVEPALTPAGDDRVDLTIKIEEGNKVQIEKITFHGNSAFSNKKLRKQMKKTKENGFFGGGDFDAEKYREDRELVLEFYRSQGFRDVEFVRDSISYSPQKKDMFIDLWLNEGERHTIGDITWEGNTIYDSRVLAAMLGFGPGDVYSSKKIREAVTERLGSLYYDAGYIYATVNPVEKVREGNRVDLHFLVTEGKAVTVNKIRISGNTKTKEKVIRRELFIRPGDIFSRNMLIRSQREVFVLNYFSDVKPDVHPIDDEKVDISLEVVEKSTDTANMSAGWSERDKLIGAIGVSMNNFLGNGQRLSFDWNFGRSFRSFQLSFTEPWLFDSPTLTGISVFDTKRSRVYTYDAYGYRSTGGSLRVGRRLSWPDDFFRTDWIYRLQTFEYSDFREDLAAYTPAQLRAIGLEDRPFTQSSITHIFTRNSLNRPEFPTAGSQVSLTSDLAGGPLQGNVSYHKHQLQADWFFPTFGPFVLFTSFQAGYLDGLKKDSRIPYTEFFFMGGSGMSSNSIALRGYDDPLTSSDFGQYRIGGKAMLKYTAEWRVPISPNPTVFGLVFAEAGNTWPDFARMDPYNLRRSVGLGARLFMPLLGVIGFDYGYGFDHIDSTTGKRKGQWKPHFIFGRSF from the coding sequence ATGAGTTGGGAAAAATTGCACCGTTTCTCTGCCAGCATACTGCCTGTCTATCTCTTGTTGATGTGGTTCGCCAGCGTTCCCGCCCAACCGCGGCAGACCTCCTACAGTATCCTCGGCCTCTCCGTCGAAGGCAACAAAACCGCCGATGCCAACTTTGTCCGGCTCAGCTCGGGCCTGGCCGTTGGCGAGAAAATCACCGGCGATGACATTCAGGATGCCATTCGCCAGCTTGCCGGACTGGACATGTTCGACGACATTGCCATTCTGCTGGAGAAACAGGTCGGCGACGGTGTTTACCTCATTATTCGCGTCCGTGAGTTTCCGCGCCTGAACAAGATCGAGTTGAGCGGCAACGACAAAATCAGCAAGAAGGATCTGGAAAAGGAGCTGACCTTCTTCAAAGGCCAGGTGATGAGCCCGCGCGAAGCCGCGCGCGTGCGCCGCAAGATCAAGAAACTCTATGCCAGCAAGGGTTACCTGCTGGCCAAGGTGGAGCCGGCTCTGACCCCCGCGGGCGACGACCGCGTCGATCTCACCATCAAAATCGAAGAAGGCAACAAAGTACAAATCGAAAAGATCACCTTTCACGGCAACTCCGCCTTCTCCAACAAAAAGTTGCGCAAGCAGATGAAGAAGACCAAGGAGAACGGCTTCTTCGGCGGTGGCGATTTCGATGCGGAAAAATACCGGGAGGACCGCGAGCTGGTGCTGGAGTTCTACCGCTCCCAGGGCTTCCGGGACGTCGAGTTCGTGCGGGATTCGATTTCCTACAGCCCGCAAAAGAAGGACATGTTCATCGACCTCTGGCTCAATGAGGGCGAGCGGCACACCATTGGCGACATCACCTGGGAGGGCAACACCATCTACGACAGCCGCGTGCTGGCCGCCATGCTCGGCTTCGGCCCCGGCGACGTTTACAGCTCCAAGAAAATTCGTGAAGCGGTCACCGAGCGCCTGGGCAGCCTGTATTATGACGCCGGCTACATTTATGCCACTGTCAACCCGGTGGAGAAGGTGCGGGAGGGCAACCGCGTCGATTTGCACTTCCTTGTCACGGAGGGCAAGGCCGTCACCGTCAACAAGATTCGCATCTCCGGCAACACCAAGACCAAGGAAAAGGTGATTCGCCGGGAACTGTTCATCCGGCCGGGCGACATCTTCAGCCGCAACATGCTGATTCGCAGCCAGCGGGAAGTGTTCGTGCTCAATTATTTCTCCGATGTCAAGCCCGACGTGCATCCGATCGACGATGAGAAAGTCGATATTTCGCTGGAGGTCGTGGAAAAGTCCACCGACACCGCCAACATGAGTGCAGGCTGGAGTGAGCGCGACAAGCTCATCGGTGCCATCGGCGTTTCGATGAACAATTTTCTCGGCAATGGCCAGCGACTCTCCTTCGACTGGAATTTCGGCCGCAGTTTCCGCTCCTTTCAGCTTTCGTTTACCGAACCCTGGCTCTTCGATTCGCCCACGCTGACCGGCATCAGCGTGTTCGACACCAAGCGCTCGCGGGTTTACACCTACGACGCTTACGGCTACCGCAGCACCGGCGGTTCGCTGCGGGTGGGCCGTCGTTTGTCCTGGCCGGATGATTTTTTCCGCACCGACTGGATCTATCGTCTGCAAACGTTCGAGTATTCCGACTTCCGGGAGGATTTGGCGGCATACACGCCCGCCCAACTGCGCGCCATCGGGCTGGAAGATCGTCCCTTCACGCAAAGCTCGATCACGCACATTTTCACTCGCAACAGCCTGAACCGGCCGGAGTTCCCCACCGCCGGCTCGCAGGTGTCACTCACCAGTGATCTCGCGGGCGGCCCCCTGCAGGGCAACGTCAGTTATCACAAACATCAACTGCAGGCGGATTGGTTCTTTCCGACTTTCGGCCCCTTCGTGCTGTTCACCAGCTTTCAGGCCGGCTATCTCGATGGTCTGAAGAAAGACAGCCGGATTCCGTACACCGAGTTTTTCTTCATGGGCGGCTCGGGAATGTCATCCAATTCCATCGCCCTGCGTGGCTATGACGATCCTTTGACCTCTTCTGATTTCGGCCAGTACCGCATCGGCGGCAAGGCCATGCTGAAGTACACCGCCGAGTGGCGCGTGCCGATTTCGCCCAACCCCACGGTGTTCGGCTTGGTCTTCGCGGAAGCGGGCAACACCTGGCCGGATTTTGCCCGGATGGATCCCTACAATCTGCGCCGTTCGGTGGGCCTCGGCGCGCGGTTGTTCATGCCGCTGCTGGGCGTGATCGGCTTTGACTACGGTTACGGTTTCGATCACATCGACAGCACCACCGGCAAGCGCAAAGGCCAGTGGAAGCCGCATTTCATCTTTGGCCGCAGTTTTTAA
- the thrS gene encoding threonine--tRNA ligase, translating into MNEQIQVQFPDGSTRQYPRGIRPREIVQELSRSLAEKALVARFNGRLIDLNRPLLEDGTLQFLTWEDPEGMQVYWHSSSHIMAHAIKALYPEAQFGVGPPIENGFYYDVDVATKLTGDDLRRIEAKMQEIIAADQPFQREELDKAEAVRLFQRRQDQYKLELLRDLEDDRPSVYHEGDFVDLCRGPHVPSTGVIKHFKLLNLAGAYWRGSEKNKMLQRIYGISFPKREMLQQHLQLLEEAKKRDHRRLGQELEIFHLSPSVGGGLPLWLPNGTVIRETLEAFLRQEQRARGYLPVITPHLANLSLYRTSGHYPYYKDSQFPPLKLEDEEFLLKPMNCPHHHIIYMSRPRSYRELPLRLAEFGTVYRYEQSGELNGLTRVRGFTQDDAHIYCTQDQVREEIRATVELTQLVFQTFDMKVRVRLSFRDDNVEKYGGEAQFWERAQSEIKEVAEAMGLDYFIGLGEASFYGPKIDFMIRDALGRTWQLGTVQVDYVMPERFQLEYVGSDNKKHRPVVIHRAPFGSMERFIGILIEHFAGAFPLWLAPLQVVVMPITDAQLDYAREVEQRLRACGLRSHLDDRPEKINYKIREAETKKTPYMVIVGAKEVASRQIAVRKRKVGDLGIFSLEAFARQLQEEIAHKTLS; encoded by the coding sequence ATGAACGAACAGATCCAGGTGCAATTCCCCGACGGCAGCACCCGGCAATACCCCAGGGGCATTCGGCCGCGGGAGATTGTGCAGGAGTTGAGCCGCTCACTTGCGGAGAAGGCGCTGGTGGCGCGCTTCAACGGCAGGCTGATTGATCTCAACCGGCCATTGCTGGAGGACGGCACGCTGCAGTTCCTCACCTGGGAGGATCCCGAGGGCATGCAAGTGTACTGGCACTCCAGCTCGCACATCATGGCGCATGCCATCAAAGCCCTCTATCCCGAGGCGCAGTTCGGCGTGGGCCCGCCCATCGAAAACGGCTTCTACTATGACGTCGACGTCGCCACCAAGCTGACCGGCGATGACCTGCGCCGCATCGAAGCCAAGATGCAGGAGATCATTGCCGCCGATCAACCCTTTCAGCGGGAGGAGCTGGACAAGGCCGAGGCCGTGCGACTGTTCCAGCGCCGGCAGGACCAATACAAACTCGAGCTGCTGCGCGACCTGGAAGATGACCGGCCGAGCGTCTATCACGAAGGCGATTTCGTGGATTTGTGCCGCGGCCCGCATGTGCCGAGCACCGGTGTCATCAAGCATTTCAAACTGCTGAACCTGGCAGGCGCCTACTGGCGCGGCAGCGAGAAAAACAAAATGCTGCAGCGCATCTACGGCATCTCCTTCCCCAAAAGGGAGATGCTGCAGCAGCATTTGCAGTTGCTGGAAGAGGCTAAAAAACGCGATCATCGCCGCCTGGGCCAGGAGTTGGAGATCTTCCACCTCTCTCCCAGCGTCGGCGGCGGCCTGCCGCTCTGGCTGCCGAACGGCACGGTGATCCGCGAAACGCTGGAGGCTTTTTTGCGGCAGGAGCAGCGCGCACGCGGCTACCTGCCGGTGATCACGCCGCACCTTGCCAATTTGAGTCTGTACCGCACCAGCGGGCACTATCCCTATTACAAGGACAGCCAGTTTCCTCCGCTCAAGCTGGAAGACGAGGAATTTCTGCTGAAGCCGATGAACTGCCCGCACCACCACATCATCTACATGAGCCGGCCGCGCAGCTATCGCGAGCTGCCACTGCGGCTGGCGGAATTCGGCACGGTTTACCGCTATGAGCAGTCGGGCGAGTTGAACGGGCTCACGCGCGTGCGCGGCTTCACCCAGGATGATGCACACATCTATTGCACGCAGGACCAGGTGCGCGAGGAAATCCGTGCCACGGTGGAACTGACCCAGCTTGTGTTTCAAACCTTCGACATGAAGGTGCGGGTGCGGCTTTCCTTTCGCGATGACAATGTCGAGAAATACGGCGGCGAGGCGCAATTTTGGGAGCGGGCGCAAAGCGAGATCAAGGAAGTCGCCGAGGCGATGGGCCTGGATTACTTCATTGGCCTGGGCGAGGCTTCATTCTACGGCCCCAAGATCGACTTCATGATTCGCGATGCCCTGGGCCGCACCTGGCAGCTCGGCACGGTGCAGGTGGACTATGTGATGCCGGAGCGCTTTCAACTCGAATACGTCGGCAGCGACAACAAGAAACACCGGCCGGTGGTGATCCATCGCGCGCCATTTGGCTCGATGGAGCGCTTTATCGGCATTCTGATCGAGCATTTTGCCGGTGCTTTCCCCCTGTGGCTGGCACCGCTGCAAGTGGTGGTGATGCCGATCACCGATGCCCAGCTCGATTATGCCCGTGAGGTGGAGCAACGCCTGCGGGCGTGTGGTTTGCGCAGCCACCTGGATGACCGCCCGGAAAAAATCAACTACAAGATCCGGGAGGCGGAAACCAAAAAGACGCCCTACATGGTCATTGTCGGCGCCAAGGAGGTGGCCTCCCGCCAGATTGCCGTGCGCAAACGCAAAGTCGGCGATCTCGGCATCTTCAGCCTCGAAGCATTTGCCCGGCAGTTGCAGGAGGAGATCGCACACAAAACCCTGTCCTGA
- the infC gene encoding translation initiation factor IF-3, whose product MNFTNPKRSLTVTSQQKKFIRINHQIRVPKVRLIGADGTQVGIVSIQEAQAAAEAAGLDLVEIAPQADPPVCRVMDFGKYKYELGKKEKDSRKKAAVIHVKEVRFRPKIEEHDFNFKSKHMREFLEKGDKVKATVTFRGREMVHREFGEAVINRLIESLADIAKVERQVQEGRNLVIYFVKK is encoded by the coding sequence ATGAACTTCACCAACCCCAAAAGGAGCTTAACAGTCACGTCACAACAAAAAAAGTTCATTCGGATCAACCATCAGATTCGTGTGCCCAAGGTACGGCTTATCGGAGCTGATGGCACCCAAGTGGGAATCGTTTCCATTCAGGAGGCGCAAGCCGCCGCCGAAGCAGCCGGTCTCGATCTGGTCGAAATCGCGCCCCAGGCCGATCCCCCTGTTTGCCGGGTCATGGACTTTGGCAAATACAAGTATGAGCTGGGCAAGAAGGAGAAGGACAGCCGCAAAAAAGCGGCGGTCATTCACGTCAAGGAAGTGCGGTTCCGCCCCAAAATCGAGGAACACGATTTCAACTTCAAGTCCAAGCACATGCGGGAATTCCTGGAGAAGGGCGATAAAGTCAAAGCCACGGTCACGTTTCGCGGGCGGGAGATGGTGCACCGGGAGTTTGGCGAGGCGGTAATCAACCGCCTGATTGAGTCGCTCGCCGACATCGCCAAGGTGGAGCGGCAGGTGCAAGAAGGCCGCAATCTCGTGATATATTTCGTGAAAAAGTAA
- the rpmI gene encoding 50S ribosomal protein L35: protein MPKLKTNRSTAKRLRVTASGKLKRNRAGKSHILTKKDRKRKRRLRQATLVHPADTPRMKRLLARA from the coding sequence ATGCCAAAATTGAAAACCAACCGCTCGACGGCCAAGCGGCTGCGGGTGACGGCCAGCGGCAAACTCAAACGCAACCGCGCCGGCAAGAGCCACATTCTGACCAAGAAAGATCGCAAGCGCAAGCGGCGTTTGCGTCAGGCCACCCTGGTGCATCCCGCCGACACGCCGCGCATGAAGCGGTTGCTGGCGCGCGCCTGA
- the rplT gene encoding 50S ribosomal protein L20, with translation MPRSKYAVPSHRRRRKLISKTKGRWGGKKNLLRSARETYEKGLTYAYRDRRARRRNIRRLWITRINAAARLAGTTYSTLMSGLKKKQVGIDRKMLADLAVRDPQAFENLVRLAQN, from the coding sequence ATGCCCCGTTCAAAATATGCCGTGCCTTCGCATCGCCGTCGCCGCAAGCTCATCAGCAAAACCAAGGGGCGCTGGGGCGGCAAAAAGAACCTGCTGCGCAGCGCACGCGAAACTTATGAGAAGGGTCTCACCTACGCCTATCGCGACCGGCGCGCCCGCCGCCGCAACATTCGCCGTTTGTGGATCACCCGCATCAATGCCGCGGCCCGCCTCGCCGGCACCACCTATTCGACCTTGATGAGTGGCCTGAAGAAAAAGCAGGTCGGCATCGACCGCAAAATGCTGGCCGATCTCGCGGTCAGGGATCCCCAGGCGTTCGAAAATCTCGTGCGTCTTGCGCAGAACTAG
- the pheS gene encoding phenylalanine--tRNA ligase subunit alpha, protein MAVSEQLFADLDQLEARFRVALEQAANAAELEAVRVKYLARKGEITESFKILAQADPADRPRLGQRLNQLRDASAAAFAAKQAALSKPQADGPSIDLTLPGIQRRLGSRHPVLQALDEIKSIFVGMGFTVESGPLAETDYYNFEALNLPPDHPSRDLHDTFYLSDPRPGNGATYLLRTHTSPVQIHALEQKPLPIRIIAPGRCFRKDTPDATHSPVFHQVEGLWVDEGVTFADLKGVLSAFARKFFGASVKTRFRPSYFPFTEPSAELDVWFEARQAWIELLGCGMVNPIVLERLGIDTEKYTGFAFGMGVERPAMRKYGVTDLRLFYDNDVRLLRQF, encoded by the coding sequence ATGGCAGTATCCGAACAACTTTTCGCCGATCTTGATCAACTGGAAGCCCGCTTCCGGGTGGCGCTGGAACAGGCCGCCAATGCCGCAGAGCTCGAAGCTGTGCGGGTGAAATATCTGGCGCGCAAAGGTGAAATTACAGAATCCTTCAAAATCCTGGCGCAGGCCGATCCGGCCGACCGTCCCCGGCTGGGGCAGCGCCTGAATCAACTGCGTGATGCCAGCGCGGCCGCCTTTGCAGCCAAACAAGCGGCGCTGAGCAAACCGCAGGCTGACGGGCCGTCGATCGATCTGACACTGCCCGGCATTCAACGCCGGTTGGGGTCGCGCCATCCCGTCCTGCAGGCGCTGGACGAAATCAAAAGCATCTTCGTGGGCATGGGCTTCACGGTGGAATCCGGCCCGCTGGCAGAGACCGACTACTACAATTTCGAGGCGCTCAACCTGCCGCCGGATCATCCCAGCCGCGATCTGCACGATACTTTTTACCTGTCTGATCCGCGCCCGGGCAACGGGGCCACGTACCTGCTGCGCACCCACACCTCGCCGGTGCAAATCCACGCGCTGGAGCAGAAGCCGCTGCCCATTCGCATCATCGCGCCCGGACGTTGCTTCCGCAAAGACACCCCGGATGCCACCCACTCTCCGGTTTTTCATCAAGTCGAGGGGCTGTGGGTTGATGAGGGCGTGACCTTCGCGGATCTCAAAGGTGTGCTCTCCGCCTTTGCCCGCAAATTTTTCGGCGCGTCCGTCAAAACGCGCTTCCGGCCCAGCTATTTCCCTTTCACCGAACCCAGCGCCGAACTGGACGTGTGGTTCGAGGCCCGGCAGGCATGGATCGAGCTGCTGGGCTGCGGCATGGTCAATCCCATCGTGCTGGAGCGGCTGGGCATCGACACGGAAAAATACACCGGCTTCGCCTTTGGCATGGGCGTCGAACGACCGGCCATGCGCAAGTATGGCGTCACCGATCTCCGCCTGTTTTATGACAATGATGTGCGCCTGCTGCGGCAGTTTTGA
- the pheT gene encoding phenylalanine--tRNA ligase subunit beta: protein MKVTYTWLREFVDTPLTAAEIADRLPMLGFEVEDWHSLVPDLQDIVVGRVLTCERIPASDHLKRCEVTLGTQTLSVVCGAPNVAVDQLVAVAPPGATLPSGLTIQTRRVMGVESQGMICSERELGLSDEHEGILVLNGQAQPGQRFRDTLTPDWVFDLAVTPNRPDALGVIGIAREIGLLTGTPLRLPQIKLRESGPPVEQLIRIAIKDQTGCPRYAARILQNITIGPSPKWMRQRLHAVGLRAISNVVDVTNYVMMETGQPQHAFDYDLLEQRRLIVQRAQAGEKFQTLDGQERELRDSDLMICDGKRSVALAGVMGGANSEVSAGTRNILIECAHFNPLVVRRTARRLGLSSEAGRRFERGTDPNGIPFAVNRAAQLMQETAGGIIAKGIAEVYPVPVKPARITLRPRRVTHVLGGMVPAVRMEKILTGLACRVNKKSPAVWQVTVPTFRPDLVREIDLIEEIARVYGFDKFPEKLHSRVHVGGERNRAEEAVEKLRRTMTGLGFDEAITIDLTSPRRATPFLPPAGRVLPLVNPLNEELAVLRPAVVTTLLHSLAYNLNRKNRDVWLYEIGAAFWRESGREICEEQRLAAVAVGAAEPPNWLGKSRPFDLPDLRGALEVLERTLYLPRLIFQPLAAHPYLAAGWDIRVAGNHLGIAGRLKPEVLQLYEIECAVFHFELRLATLLANVDWQRTFQSIPKYPPVERDLAIVVAAEIPAEKIYAVIEQASDHLLERLELFDLYTGRQVPAGRKSMAFSLTFRAADHTLRDEEVEERLARILDALRRSCGAELRA, encoded by the coding sequence ATGAAAGTCACTTATACCTGGCTGCGCGAATTTGTTGACACGCCGTTGACGGCTGCTGAAATTGCCGACCGCCTGCCCATGCTCGGCTTCGAGGTCGAGGACTGGCATTCGCTGGTGCCCGATCTGCAGGACATCGTCGTCGGCAGGGTGCTCACCTGCGAGCGGATTCCGGCTTCCGATCATCTCAAACGTTGTGAGGTCACCCTCGGAACGCAGACCCTGAGTGTGGTGTGCGGCGCGCCCAATGTCGCCGTGGATCAACTGGTGGCGGTTGCCCCGCCGGGCGCCACCCTGCCCTCCGGCCTGACAATCCAGACGCGCAGAGTGATGGGCGTGGAATCGCAGGGCATGATCTGCAGCGAGCGGGAGCTGGGCTTGTCCGATGAACATGAGGGCATTCTCGTGCTCAACGGCCAGGCGCAACCCGGACAGCGCTTCCGTGATACGCTCACCCCCGATTGGGTGTTTGACCTGGCCGTCACCCCCAACCGGCCCGATGCCCTGGGCGTGATCGGCATCGCGCGCGAGATCGGGCTGCTGACCGGCACACCGCTGCGCCTGCCCCAAATCAAGCTGCGCGAGAGCGGGCCGCCGGTGGAACAATTGATTCGCATTGCCATCAAAGATCAGACGGGCTGCCCGCGTTATGCCGCGCGCATCCTGCAGAACATCACCATCGGCCCCTCGCCCAAATGGATGCGCCAGCGGCTGCACGCCGTGGGGCTGCGCGCAATTTCCAACGTCGTTGACGTCACCAACTACGTGATGATGGAAACCGGCCAGCCGCAGCATGCCTTCGATTACGATTTGCTCGAGCAGCGCCGCCTCATCGTGCAGCGTGCACAGGCCGGCGAAAAATTCCAAACCCTGGACGGCCAGGAGCGCGAGCTGCGCGACAGCGACTTGATGATCTGCGACGGCAAGCGCAGCGTGGCGCTGGCAGGCGTGATGGGCGGCGCGAATTCCGAGGTCAGCGCCGGCACGCGCAACATCCTGATTGAATGCGCCCATTTCAACCCGCTGGTGGTGCGGCGCACCGCCAGACGGCTGGGCCTGTCTTCCGAGGCGGGCCGGCGCTTCGAGCGCGGCACCGATCCCAACGGCATTCCGTTCGCGGTCAATCGCGCGGCGCAACTGATGCAGGAGACCGCCGGCGGCATCATCGCCAAGGGCATCGCCGAGGTTTATCCTGTGCCGGTCAAGCCCGCCAGGATCACGCTGCGGCCGCGACGGGTGACCCACGTGCTGGGCGGCATGGTGCCGGCGGTTCGCATGGAGAAAATTTTGACCGGGCTGGCCTGCCGCGTCAACAAGAAATCGCCGGCCGTCTGGCAGGTGACGGTGCCGACCTTTCGGCCGGATCTGGTGCGCGAAATCGATCTCATTGAAGAAATCGCGCGGGTCTACGGCTTCGACAAATTCCCGGAGAAACTGCACTCGCGGGTGCATGTCGGTGGCGAGCGCAATCGTGCCGAAGAGGCGGTGGAAAAATTGCGCCGCACCATGACCGGCCTGGGCTTCGATGAGGCCATCACCATTGACCTGACCTCGCCACGCCGCGCCACCCCGTTTCTGCCGCCGGCGGGCCGGGTGCTGCCGCTGGTGAATCCGCTCAACGAGGAGCTGGCCGTGTTGCGGCCGGCGGTGGTGACCACGTTGTTGCATTCGCTTGCCTATAATTTGAACCGCAAGAATCGCGACGTGTGGCTGTATGAAATCGGCGCCGCATTTTGGCGCGAGAGCGGGCGGGAGATTTGCGAGGAGCAGCGCCTGGCAGCGGTTGCCGTGGGTGCCGCAGAACCCCCAAACTGGCTGGGCAAATCCCGGCCATTTGACTTGCCGGATTTGCGCGGGGCGCTGGAGGTGCTGGAACGGACGCTTTATTTGCCCAGGCTCATTTTCCAGCCGCTTGCCGCACATCCCTATCTGGCTGCGGGCTGGGACATCCGGGTGGCGGGAAACCACCTCGGCATCGCCGGCCGGTTGAAACCGGAGGTGTTGCAGCTTTACGAGATTGAATGCGCGGTTTTTCATTTCGAGTTGCGGCTGGCGACGCTGCTGGCGAATGTGGACTGGCAGCGGACGTTTCAAAGCATTCCCAAGTATCCGCCGGTGGAACGCGACCTGGCGATCGTGGTGGCGGCGGAAATCCCGGCGGAAAAGATTTACGCCGTCATCGAACAGGCCAGCGACCATTTGCTGGAACGGCTGGAGCTGTTCGATCTCTACACCGGCAGGCAGGTGCCGGCGGGCCGGAAAAGCATGGCGTTTTCCCTCACCTTTCGTGCGGCAGATCACACCCTGCGCGACGAGGAGGTGGAGGAACGGCTGGCGCGCATTTTGGATGCGCTGCGCCGCTCCTGCGGGGCGGAGCTGCGCGCCTAA
- the zapB gene encoding cell division protein ZapB: MDIQRFEILEEKIAQAIKMIQTLKGENEELRRRLEAAEVRLREKEQELQAVRAELGSVQHRAEQSRQYQEREEKIRSKVEEMLAKLEELQLQF, encoded by the coding sequence ATGGACATCCAACGTTTCGAGATCCTGGAGGAAAAAATCGCGCAAGCGATCAAGATGATACAGACCCTCAAAGGGGAGAACGAGGAATTGCGCCGCCGGCTGGAGGCGGCGGAGGTGCGGTTGCGTGAAAAGGAGCAGGAATTGCAGGCGGTGCGCGCGGAGCTGGGCAGCGTGCAGCATCGCGCCGAGCAATCGCGCCAGTATCAGGAGCGGGAGGAGAAAATCCGCAGCAAGGTTGAGGAGATGTTGGCCAAGCTGGAGGAACTGCAATTGCAGTTCTGA